A window of the Brassica napus cultivar Da-Ae chromosome C5, Da-Ae, whole genome shotgun sequence genome harbors these coding sequences:
- the LOC106399753 gene encoding probable protein phosphatase 2C 41 isoform X2 has translation MFDGHGPWGHKITKRVKKLFPASLLCQWQQTLASLSSSPECFSPFDLWKQPCMKTFSIIDLDLKIHPSIDSYCSGCTALTAILQGDHLVVANAGDSRAVIATTSDDGVGLVPVQLSVDFKPNIPEEAERIKQSDGRLFCLDDEPGVYRVGMPNGRSLGLAVSRAFGDYCLKDFGLVSEPEVTYRKITSKDQFLILATDGMWDVMTNDEAVEIARGVKDRRKSAERLVKKAMMLWRKKRRSIAMDDISALCLFFHPC, from the exons ATGTTCGATGGACATGGACCATGGGGACATAAGATAACCAAAAGAGTAAAAAAGTTATTTCCAGCTTCACTGCTTTGCCAGTGGCAACAAACTCTTGCATCCTTATCATCTTCACCGGAATGTTTCTCTCCGTTTGATCTTTGGAAGCAACCTTGCATGAAAACATTTTCTATCATCGATCTTGATCTCAAGATCCATCCATCCATTGATTCTTACTGCAGTGGCTGCACCGCTCTCACCGCCATCTTGCAG GGTGATCATCTTGTTGTAGCAAATGCGGGTGACTCAAGAGCAGTAATAGCAACAACTTCTGATGATGGAGTCGGTTTAGTGCCGGTTCAGCTATCAGTAGACTTTAAACCGAACATTCCCG AGGAAGCAGAACGGATAAAACAATCGGATGGACGGTTGTTTTGCCTAGATGATGAACCGGGAGTGTACCGGGTGGGCATGCCAAATGGCAGATCGCTTGGTTTAGCTGTCTCAAGAGCGTTTGGAGATTACTGCCTTAAAGACTTTGGTTTAGTCTCTGAACCGGAAGTGACATACAGAAAGATAACCAGCAAGGACCAGTTTCTCATCTTGGCAACCGATGGg aTGTGGGATGTGATGACAAATGATGAAGCAGTGGAGATAGCAAGAGGAGTGAAAGACAGAAGAAAGAGCGCAGAGAGATTGGTAAAGAAAGCTATGATGCTTTGGCGTAAGAAGAGAAGAAGCATAGCCATGGATGATATATCTGCTCTCTGTCTCTTCTTTCACCCTTGTTAA
- the LOC125587315 gene encoding uncharacterized protein LOC125587315 has product MANIEKLQFPALKITGENYVGWVTNVKPYLVMKKITETIVICNKSPPEHIAEAIIFLKKHLDESLTHDYANVEDPAELWQTLKERFDNQRQINLPHALEEWKNLRFQDFQKVEDYNSAILRIVALLKYCGNPVSEAEMMNKTYITFHKQLHFLPEIYRKCGYTRFSELMVALMLAEKNNELLIKNHNSRPTGAKAFPEVNATAIENSERRNHTNRGHGRRFNNKRGKTYNPKWRGSNKWVRPGQVSRVKKLKRIPPRSVRQCVTDVVVKDIGPLILVTSFYD; this is encoded by the coding sequence atggcaaacatcgagaaactccagttcccggcccTGAAAATAACTGGCGAAAATTACGTCGGGTGGGTCACAAACGTGAAACCATATCTGGTGAtgaaaaagataaccgaaacaATTGTAATCTGTAACAAATCACCACCCGAacatatagccgaagcgataatcttcctgaagaagcatttagatgaaaGTCTAACGCACGACTATGCAAACGTCGAGGACCCAGCTGAACTGTGGCAAACTTTAAAAGAAAGATTCGATAACCAGAGACAAATCAACCTTCCTCACGCtctagaagagtggaaaaatctgaggttccaagaTTTTCAAAAGGTTGAGGATTACAATTCCGCTATCCTGCGGATAGTTGCACTCCTGAAGTATTGTGGTAATCCTGTCTCTGAGGcagaaatgatgaataaaacatacatcactttccacaaacagcttcacttcttacccgaaatttacagaaaatgcgggtacacgagattttctgaattgatggttgcGCTCATGTTAGCTGAAAAGAACAATGAACTCTTAatcaaaaaccacaattcccggcctacgggagccaaagcattccctgaagtgaatgctacggcgatAGAAAATTCGGAAAGAAGAAACCATACCAATCGAGGTCATGGCCgccgtttcaacaacaaacgtggaaaaacTTACAATCCCAAATGGAGGGGATCTAATAAGTGGGTTAGACCCGGGCAAGTTTCCAGGGTAAAGAAACTCAAGAGGATACCACCCAGAAGCGTGAGACAGTGTGTTACAGATGTGgttgtaaaggacattggtccc
- the LOC106399753 gene encoding probable protein phosphatase 2C 41 isoform X1, producing the protein MVLLPAFLDGLARSVSMKKGKYLSEDEDGGKEIAKSMMKYSKKNSTFLGSSGFVSSETSKRFTSICTNRGEKGINQDRAIVWEGFGSQEDITFCGMFDGHGPWGHKITKRVKKLFPASLLCQWQQTLASLSSSPECFSPFDLWKQPCMKTFSIIDLDLKIHPSIDSYCSGCTALTAILQGDHLVVANAGDSRAVIATTSDDGVGLVPVQLSVDFKPNIPEEAERIKQSDGRLFCLDDEPGVYRVGMPNGRSLGLAVSRAFGDYCLKDFGLVSEPEVTYRKITSKDQFLILATDGMWDVMTNDEAVEIARGVKDRRKSAERLVKKAMMLWRKKRRSIAMDDISALCLFFHPC; encoded by the exons ATGGTGCTTTTGCCTGCATTTTTGGACGGTTTGGCAAGAAGTGTATCGATGAAGAAAGGAAAATATCTAtctgaagatgaagatggaggTAAAGAGATCGCAAAATCGATGATGAAATATTCCAAGAAGAACTCGACTTTCCTAGGTTCATCGGGCTTTGTTAGCTCCGAAACTTCCAAGAGATTTACCTCTATTTGTACTAATAGAGGTGAGAAAGGAATAAACCAAGATCGTGCCATTGTTTGGGAG GGTTTTGGAAGCCAAGAAGACATAACATTTTGTGGGATGTTCGATGGACATGGACCATGGGGACATAAGATAACCAAAAGAGTAAAAAAGTTATTTCCAGCTTCACTGCTTTGCCAGTGGCAACAAACTCTTGCATCCTTATCATCTTCACCGGAATGTTTCTCTCCGTTTGATCTTTGGAAGCAACCTTGCATGAAAACATTTTCTATCATCGATCTTGATCTCAAGATCCATCCATCCATTGATTCTTACTGCAGTGGCTGCACCGCTCTCACCGCCATCTTGCAG GGTGATCATCTTGTTGTAGCAAATGCGGGTGACTCAAGAGCAGTAATAGCAACAACTTCTGATGATGGAGTCGGTTTAGTGCCGGTTCAGCTATCAGTAGACTTTAAACCGAACATTCCCG AGGAAGCAGAACGGATAAAACAATCGGATGGACGGTTGTTTTGCCTAGATGATGAACCGGGAGTGTACCGGGTGGGCATGCCAAATGGCAGATCGCTTGGTTTAGCTGTCTCAAGAGCGTTTGGAGATTACTGCCTTAAAGACTTTGGTTTAGTCTCTGAACCGGAAGTGACATACAGAAAGATAACCAGCAAGGACCAGTTTCTCATCTTGGCAACCGATGGg aTGTGGGATGTGATGACAAATGATGAAGCAGTGGAGATAGCAAGAGGAGTGAAAGACAGAAGAAAGAGCGCAGAGAGATTGGTAAAGAAAGCTATGATGCTTTGGCGTAAGAAGAGAAGAAGCATAGCCATGGATGATATATCTGCTCTCTGTCTCTTCTTTCACCCTTGTTAA